A single genomic interval of halophilic archaeon DL31 harbors:
- a CDS encoding exsB protein (KEGG: hsl:OE5195R hypothetical protein~TIGRFAM: Exoenzyme S synthesis protein B/queuosine synthesis~PFAM: Queuosine synthesis-like): MSQESTTDSAVQSADRPTAVILASGGMDSATAAAVARDRGYDLAFFHTSYGQKTEGKEYDCAREQAEAFEVREFFHAETSHLSNIGGSSLTDPKQAVGDADTESDEVPDSYVPFRNANLLSMATSYAEATGSEAIFVGAHSEDFSGYPDCRPVFFEAFQQVVDGGTEDSTDIDIEAPFVEWSKTDIAEKGLELGVPYESTWSCYREEGPACGTCDACAYRLQAFQRLGEHDPIEYAERPDYVEQ; encoded by the coding sequence ATGAGTCAGGAATCCACTACCGACAGCGCTGTACAGTCCGCCGACCGCCCCACTGCCGTCATCCTCGCGTCCGGCGGGATGGACTCAGCCACAGCCGCCGCCGTCGCCCGCGATCGCGGCTATGACCTCGCCTTTTTCCACACCTCCTACGGCCAGAAAACCGAGGGGAAGGAGTACGACTGCGCCCGCGAACAAGCCGAGGCCTTCGAGGTACGGGAATTCTTCCACGCGGAGACCAGCCATCTCTCGAACATCGGCGGCTCCAGCCTCACGGATCCCAAGCAGGCCGTCGGCGACGCCGATACCGAGAGCGACGAGGTGCCCGACAGCTACGTTCCGTTCCGCAACGCGAACCTGCTCTCGATGGCGACGTCCTACGCCGAGGCAACGGGGTCCGAAGCAATCTTCGTCGGGGCGCACTCCGAGGATTTCTCGGGGTATCCCGACTGCCGACCCGTATTCTTCGAGGCGTTCCAGCAGGTGGTCGACGGTGGCACCGAGGACTCGACAGATATCGACATCGAGGCGCCGTTCGTCGAGTGGTCGAAAACCGACATCGCCGAGAAGGGGCTCGAGCTCGGCGTTCCCTACGAGTCGACGTGGAGCTGTTACCGGGAAGAAGGACCGGCCTGTGGAACGTGTGACGCCTGTGCGTACCGCCTGCAGGCGTTCCAGCGCCTCGGGGAGCACGACCCTATCGAGTACGCCGAACGCCCTGACTACGTCGAACAGTAA